The proteins below come from a single Benincasa hispida cultivar B227 chromosome 4, ASM972705v1, whole genome shotgun sequence genomic window:
- the LOC120074974 gene encoding serine carboxypeptidase-like 42, producing MERGRTSLGAVWGWLFVAFWVATDGFPAEDLVERLPGQPTVGFRQFAGYVDVDVDAGRSLFYYFAEAQQDPHLLPLTLWLNGGPGCSSVGGGAFTELGPFYPKGDGRGLRRNSMSWNKASNLLFVESPAGVGWSYSNRTSDYTCGDDSTARDMLTFMLKWYDKFPAFRDRSFFLTGESYAGHYIPQLADAILDYNIHSKGFKFNIKGVAIGNPLLNLDRDAQATYEFFWSHGMISDEVWLAITRECDFDDYVLTNPHNVTKSCNDAIADANGIVGEYINNYDVLLDVCYPSIVEQELRLQKLATKISMGVDVCMTYERRFYFNLPEVQKALHANRTNLPYEWSMCSDTLDYNYNDTNINMLPLLKRIIQNHIPVWIFSGDEDSVVPLLGSRTLVRELAHDLKFKVTVPYGAWFHKGQVGGWAIEYGNKLTFATVRGASHMVPFAQPSRALHLFSSFVKGRRLPNSTRPSIDD from the exons TCTTGTCGAGAGGCTTCCCGGCCAGCCAACGGTCGGTTTCAGACAATTTGCAGGTTATGTCGATGTTGATGTCGATGCCGGAAGAAGTTTGTTTTACTACTTTGCTGAAGCTCAGCAAGATCCCCATCTCCTGCCCCTCACTCTTTGGCTCAATGGAG gTCCAGGTTGCTCTTCAGTTGGCGGGGGAGCCTTTACAGAGTTGGGACCCTTTTATCCTAAAGGTGATGGTCGAGGCCTTCGAAGAAACTCCATGTCCTGGAATAAAG CCTCTAATCTACTGTTTGTGGAGTCTCCTGCTGGGGTAGGATGGTCATACTCAAACAGAACGTCTGACTACACTTGTGGCGATGACTCTACAG CCAGAGATATGCTCACCTTTATGTTGAAATGGTATGACAAGTTTCCAGCTTTCAGAGATAGGTCATTTTTCCTCACAGGAGAAAGTTATGCAG GCCATTACATTCCTCAACTAGCTGATGCTATACTGGACTATAACATTCACTCAAAGGGCTTCAAGTTCAATATCAAGGGAGTTGCt ATTGGGAACCCATTACTTAATCTGGACAGAGATGCACAAGCTACCTACGAGTTCTTTTGGTCTCATGGGATGATTTCTGATGAAGTTTGGCTTGCAATCACTAGAGAATGTGATTTTGATGATTATGTGTTGACAAATCCCCACAATGTAACCAAATCGTGCAACGATGCCATCGCCGATGCCAATGGCATTGTTGGCGAGTACATAAACAACTACGATGTTCTTTTGGATGTTTGCTACCCCTCCATTGTCGAGCAAGAGCTAAGATTGCAGAAACTG GCAACTAAAATAAGCATGGGAGTTGATGTGTGCATGACCTATGAAAGGCGTTTCTATTTCAATTTACCAGAAGTTCAAAAAGCTCTTCATGCCAATCGTACTAACTTGCCTTATGAATGGTCCATGTGCAGTGA CACATTAGACTACAATTACAATGATACAAACATCAACATGCTTCCCTTACTGAAGAGAATAATCCAAAACCACATCCCTGTTTGGATCTTCAG TGGGGATGAGGATTCAGTGGTGCCATTGCTGGGGTCTAGGACACTAGTCCGAGAGTTGGCTCATGACCTTAAATTCAAAGTCACAGTACCCTACGGAGCTTGGTTTCACAAGGGCCAGGTCGGCGGCTGGGCCATCGAGTACGGCAACAAACTCACATTTGCAACGGTGCGCGGGGCGTCTCATATGGTGCCCTTCGCCCAACCCTCTAGAGCTCTGCATttgttctcttcatttgtaaaaGGGAGGAGGCTTCCCAATTCTACTCGCCCTTCTATTGATGATTAA
- the LOC120074975 gene encoding basic salivary proline-rich protein 2-like, translating to MASINNSDYYFPWFPTPPYHPFQPPPHKPIAPPSPPLFPPHKPITPPPPRKPISPPPPSPQKPATPPPPRKPIVPSPPPLKPTAPPPPRKPIVPPPQKPTAPPPPRKPIVPSPPPQKPIAPPPPRKPIVPPPPPQKPAAPPPPRKPIGPPPIAPPPPRKPVRPPPPPQKPTTPPPPRKPIAPPPPRKPIAPPPPRKPIAPPPPKKPIAPPPPRKPFTPPPPHKPIAPPPPYKPISPPSPMLPPPPPPPHHHPTVIIIVFVSLGGLFLLAFMAAALFCFVKKREEKTVEETEIIHIDEHRKIKEAIVEGPHGSCQTVVLSVEDDIHVKEEIMRTEKIGEKALHRTHEAGDPSTIEEPVQPPSSTHHNLHQKHS from the coding sequence ATGGCCTCTATCAATAATAGTGATTACTACTTTCCTTGGTTTCCTACACCACCTTATCATCCTTTTCAGCCACCACCTCACAAGCCAATTGCTCCACCATCTCCTCCcctgtttccaccacacaaacCAATAACTCCACCACCACCACGTAAGCCAATTAGTCCGCCACCGCCATCACCTCAAAAACCCGCCACTCCACCACCACCACGCAAGCCGATTGTGCCTTCTCCGCCACCTCTAAAACCAACTGCTCCTCCGCCACCACGCAAGCCCATTGTGCCTCCACCTCAAAAGCCAACTGCTCCTCCGCCCCCACGCAAGCCAATTGTGCCCTCTCCGCCACCTCAAAAGCCAATTGCTCCTCCGCCTCCACGCAAGCCAATTGTGCCTCCTCCACCACCTCAGAAGCCAGCTGCTCCTCCACCTCCACGCAAGCCAATTGGGCCCCCACCAATTGCTCCTCCACCCCCACGCAAGCCAGTTCGGCCTCCTCCGCCACCTCAAAAGCCAACTACTCCTCCGCCACCACGCAAGCCAATTGCGCCTCCCCCACCCAGAAAACCAATTGCTCCTCCACCGCCACGCAAGCCAATCGCGCCTCCACCGCCCAAAAAACCAATTGCTCCTCCGCCCCCACGTAAGCCATTTACACCTCCACCACCGCACAAACCAATCGCTCCTCCGCCACCATACAAGCCAATATCTCCCCCATCTCCGATGCTTCCACCACCGCCGCCGCCTCCTCACCACCACCCAACAGTAATCATCATAGTGTTTGTCTCATTAGGTGGGTTGTTCCTGCTTGCATTCAtggcagctgcactcttctGTTTCGTGAAAAAGAGAGAGGAGAAAACCGTGGAAGAAACAGAGATCATCCACATTGATGAACACAGGAAAATCAAAGAAGCCATAGTTGAAGGACCCCATGGATCATGCCAAACTGTGGTGCTATCAGTTGAAGATGACATCCATGTCAAGGAAGAAATCATGAGGACCGAGAAGATCGGTGAAAAAGCGTTGCACCGTACGCATGAAGCAGGTGATCCAAGCACCATAGAAGAGCCAGTACAGCCACCATCTTCCACTCATCACAATCTTCATCAAAAGCATTCCTAA
- the LOC120075193 gene encoding stearoyl-[acyl-carrier-protein] 9-desaturase 6, chloroplastic, translated as MQTLTSNNITTHSPVPFGRNLAHLRLKSPSPIYAVRVRPSIRPISAIAAPSLVKDRKTHSMPPEKIDVFKSLEGWASENVLPLLKPVDECWQPQDFLPDSTLPYGEFVEEVRALRDRTAELPDEYFVVLVGDMITEDALPTYQTMINTLDGVKDETGASRSPWAKWTRNWTAEENRHGDLLRTYLYLSGRVDMMMIERTVQYLIGAGMDPGTENNPYLGFVYTSFQERATFISHGNTARLAKDGGDPVLARICGTIASDEKRHENAYSRIVQKLLDVDPTGAMLAIADMMHKKITMPAHLMYDGQDPRLFDHFSAVAQRLGIYTANDYADILEVLIERWRLEKVEGLTGEGRRAQDFVCGLAPRIRKLQERADERAKKLKPHGVKFSWIFNKEIPILS; from the exons ATGCAAACACTAACCTCAAACAACATAACAACTCATTCTCCGGTGCCATTTGGCCGGAATCTGGCTCACCTCCGCCTGAAGTCTCCATCACCGATATACGCCGTCAGAGTCCGTCCATCGATCCGGCCAATTTCAGCCATAGCGGCGCCGTCTCTGGTTAAGGATCGGAAGACTCACTCAATGCCGCCGGAAAAGATAGACGTGTTCAAATCGTTGGAAGGTTGGGCGAGTGAGAATGTGTTGCCGCTGCTGAAGCCGGTGGATGAGTGCTGGCAGCCGCAGGATTTCTTGCCGGATTCAACGCTGCCGTACGGAGAATTTGTGGAGGAAGTTAGGGCTTTGCGAGATCGGACGGCGGAGCTTCCGGACGAGTACTTTGTGGTGCTGGTTGGGGATATGATTACGGAGGATGCATTGCCGACTTATCAGACGATGATTAATACGCTGGATGGGGTTAAGGATGAGACTGGGGCTAGCCGGAGCCCCTGGGCCAAGTGGACTAGGAATTGGACCGCCGAGGAGAACCGCCACGGCGACTTGCTCCGGACATACCTCTATTTATCGGGTCGAGTCGATATGATGATGATTGAACGGACTGTTCAGTATTTGATCGGCGCCGGCATG GATCCAGGGACGGAGAACAACCCATACTTAGGATTCGTGTACACGTCATTTCAAGAGCGAGCCACGTTCATATCACACGGCAACACCGCCCGTTTAGCGAAAGACGGCGGCGATCCAGTCCTCGCCCGAATCTGCGGCACCATCGCCTCCGATGAGAAGCGCCATGAAAACGCCTATTCCAGAATCGTCCAGAAGCTTCTCGACGTGGACCCCACTGGTGCTATGCTGGCAATTGCTGACATGATGCACAAGAAGATCACAATGCCGGCGCATCTCATGTACGATGGGCAGGACCCCAGGCTATTCGACCACTTCTCCGCCGTGGCTCAGCGGCTTGGGATCTACACGGCTAACGACTATGCCGATATTCTGGAGGTGCTCATCGAACGGTGGAGGTTGGAGAAGGTGGAGGGATTGACGGGAGAGGGGCGACGGGCTCAGGATTTCGTGTGTGGGTTGGCGCCGAGGATTAGGAAGCTTCAGGAGCGAGCCGATGAGCGGGCTAAGAAGTTGAAGCCGCATGGGGTTAAGTTCAGCTGGATTTTTAATAAGGAAATTCCCATTCTGTCCTAG